The Panicum hallii strain FIL2 chromosome 9, PHallii_v3.1, whole genome shotgun sequence genome has a window encoding:
- the LOC112877465 gene encoding zinc finger MYM-type protein 1-like, which yields MAIVLRFVDIDGVLQERFFDLVHVRNTKALTLKAEICYVLSTYGFDVQNLRGQGYDGASNMRGELNGLQALVLKECPYAYYVHCYAHRLQLALVAAAKDVVPVTQFFQKLLFIVNTVDSSAKRHDELHDAQVVELARLLAVDELETGQGANQIRSLKRPGDTRWGSHLGSISSLMDIFNPVSTVLQNLAADSTASTNRADGDTSFNYMISFEFVFILCLMREILEITEQLGQALQKKSQDIVNAIRLVQTTKILLEKMRSDDGWETFICKVMEFCVDHDIDIPNMDETYILRGGRARRQPNHFTTDHFFRVEVFRATLDTQLAELNLKFNEKIIKTRLRNRMEDDFLANSMLVNIEAEILGDYNYEDIIHDFIDVKKRKVHF from the exons ATGGCAATTGTTCTGAGATTTGTTGATATTGATGGTGTTTTACAAGAAAGATTCTTTGACTTGGTACATGTGAGGAACACAAAAGCTCTAACGCTGAAAGCGGAGATATGCTATGTATTGTCTACCTATGGTTTTGATGTGCAGAACCTTCGAGGTCAAGGTTATGATGGTGCTAGTAATATGAGGGGGGAGTTGAATGGACTGCAAGCACTTGTTCTTAAAGAATGCCCTTATGCTTATTATGTCCATTGCTATGCACATCGTTTACAACTTGCTTTGGTTGCTGCAGCAAAGGATGTTGTTCCTGTTACTCAGTTTTTTCAGAAGTTACTCTTTATTGTGAATACAGTTGACTCGTCAGCAAAGCGGCATGATGAGCTTCATGATGCCCAAGTGGTTGAACTTGCACGGTTGTTGGCTGTTGATGAGCTTGAGACAGGTCAAGGGGCAAATCAAATCCGCTCACTAAAACGTCCAGGAGACACTAGGTGGGGTTCACACTTAGGTTCAATTTCGAGCCTTATGGACATTTTTAATCCAGTAAGTACAGTTTTGCAAAATTTAGCTGCTGACTCAACAGCTAGTACAAATCGTGCTGATGGGGATACTTCTTTCAACTACATGATATCTTTTGAGTTTGTATTTATTCTATGTCTCATGAGAGAAATATTGGAGATCACCGAACAACTTGGTCAAGCTCTCCAAAAGAAATCACAGGACATAGTAAATGCTATCCGTCTTGTGCAAACAACAAAAATTCTTCTTGAGAAAATGAGATCAGATGATGGTTGGGAAACTTTTATTTGCAAGGTTATGGAGTTCTGTGTGGACCATGATATTGATATCCCGAACATGGATGAAACATACATTTTACGTGGTGGCCGTGCTCGTCGTCAACCTAATCATTTTACCACAGATCATTTCTTTAGAGTGGAGGTATTTCGGGCAACACTTGATACTCAGTTGGCTGAACTAAATCTGAAGTTTAATGAGAAG ATCATTAAAACAAGGCTACGCAACAGAATGGAAGATGACTTTCTCGCTAATAGCATGCTAGTGAATATAGAAGCTGAAATTCTTGGGGACTACAATTATGAAGACATAATTCATGATTTTATTGATGTGAAGAAACGAAAAGTACACTTTTGA